A region of Massilia sp. KIM DNA encodes the following proteins:
- a CDS encoding PspC domain-containing protein, translating into MSLSDEIKRLHELHQAGALSDAEFEQAKARILTASTVSLDKGGGALSDEMSKLRRSRADRWLGGVCGGLGIVSGIDSWIWRLAFVLFTLAYGAGALIYLALWIFVPEE; encoded by the coding sequence ATGAGTCTGTCTGATGAAATCAAACGGCTGCATGAACTGCACCAGGCGGGCGCCTTGAGCGATGCCGAGTTCGAGCAGGCCAAGGCCAGGATCCTGACGGCATCGACCGTCAGCCTGGACAAGGGCGGCGGTGCGCTGTCCGACGAGATGAGCAAGCTGCGCCGTTCGCGCGCCGACCGCTGGCTGGGCGGCGTGTGCGGCGGGCTGGGTATCGTGTCCGGGATCGATTCCTGGATCTGGCGCCTGGCCTTCGTGCTGTTCACCTTGGCCTACGGCGCCGGCGCCCTCATTTACTTGGCGTTGTGGATTTTTGTTCCCGAAGAATAA